Sequence from the Montipora foliosa isolate CH-2021 chromosome 12, ASM3666993v2, whole genome shotgun sequence genome:
ACTACCAGATATCACCTTGGTGCATTTCCCTGGAGCCTATAGGAATCCGAACTTAAAACAGGAGGCTTGTTGCTGCAAGTGACATTTCATCACGTGacgtaaaaaaattgtaactCCTTCTCATGTGGTCATACGACGTGTACACTTACAGAGTTTTCAAAATTCCATAAATGTATCATTCTATGTCAAGGaggaacaataattattttcaagcCCTAAATTCCTTAGAAAAAGTCAAACATTGAATTGTAAGGATGATGCAAGCTGCCAATTCCTCCTGTCTCATTTGTTCGTTTATAAGTCAGTATATTACCAAGTTTGTACCAGGGTTGTAATctgttgaaatattttaaaacagaaaCCTATTGTGGCTTTATACATTTCTTGGACtccatatatctttctttaaaGGTATAACAATTTATTCTATATTAGCTTCTAAAAGTATAGACTACAACAGCAAACAACTACACAATTAAAAAACTCTCTGTCTGTAAGAAGTACCGTACTGTTCAGGTCAAACTACAAAAGTATCCCTTCTACAAGTAGGGAATTTTTATGGTAAATGATATATTTCTCTGTTTGTGCCCATTGGAGTATTCATGTACTGTAGAGCTCTTGTTTTCTTGCTTATTCGGATTTATAGGTTGAGATATCTAGCAATGAAAGAAAGACACAAAAGACATCCAGCAATATTGGGAAAGAAACACGCAAATCACCAAGATTAACTATGAGTGTCACAGACCAGAATCAACCCAAACAAAATTCCACAGAGGAATCTGATGCTGCAAAgcaagataaaaagaaaaaccttaGAAAAAACACAAGCACAAAAAATGTCCAACCAGAGAAACAAAGCCCTGTGGAGTCTACTGATATCAGAAGGAAGTCGACAAGAAGAAAGGGAAAGAGAATTGGGATGAAAATCGACAGAAAGGCTCAACCTAAACAGGATTTGACCAGGAAATCTAATGCTgcaaggaaaaaagaagaaaaggaaaatcaaaaaatttgcataagtatGGAAAGTCCACAACAAATGATAGACAACAAGGGAATAACTATTGCAAGGACCCCGCCAAAACTGAGTAGCCCTAATCAGTCTTTTGAGATGGCTAAGTCAGAAAATGTGATGAACAGCTCAAAGCTTTCCCCTGCATTTAAAGTATTTGGAATAGCTGGAAGGAGTCCTCTGCGTGCCACAAAATCGCCTCAAGAAATAAACAGTGATAAAGAGTCAACAAGTACAGAGaattctaagttagtaaactcACGAGGTAACACAAGCAAATATGAAAAGCAGCACAAAGAAAGTGGAATAGGGGAAAATGCCCAGGTAACTAATGTACCTTGCAGTGATGTTATAAAGCCCTCATCAACAAGTGCAGTTGGTGACAAGAGTTCTAGTTGTAGTGGAAATACTAGACCAAATGACCCATTTGAGTGGAGAGAAAGCAGTAGCAGCTCAGAAGCAGATATAGAGGGTTTGAAGAAGAAGCTGTTCTTTTCACCCAGGAAATCTtcaaataaagaaataagaacACAGAGAGTTTGTAAAGACAATCAAGCAGATTATGAACAACAGCAATGTGGTCAGAGAAATATGAGTCCACTCAACAGGACTGGGAAAAGTATTGAAGTAACTGAATCTGATTCTGTGCAAGGACAAAGGTTACAAAAGAAAGGACTAGGCAAAAACAAACCTAAAAGTGTAACAGAAGAAAACAATCATACTCTCAAGAAACCCAGAAGATTGTTAAGAACTTGCACTGATAGTGAAAGTGACACAGCTACAAGTGTTGAACAGGTCATAGTTTCCAAAATGCCATCTCCACCCAAACGTGTTTTAAGATATCATACTAGAAAATCAAGTGACGCAAAGGATGTGCAGACAATATCCATTGCTGATTCTGATGAAGTTAATGAAAAGAACAGTGTGCAGCATAGCCAACCATCGTCATGCAATGATGGATCTGACAACACTGTTTTATCTGGAAAGAACTACAAGTCTGCCGgcagacaaaaaaatgtcaagAAACGTGTGGTTCCTAAACGGATGGTGACACTGGTTGAAGAAACAACAAGTACTCAATCCTCAGATGAGGAATCAGTTGGGAAATATCAACAGCAGTCTGCCAAACAAGCTCACCTGGCAGCAGCAACAAACGCAATCAGAAAAAAAGCTGCTCAACGGCAGGGTCCAAAGGATGATAAGAATAGTGCAAGAGGTTTAAGCAAAGAAAAGCACAAGAGAAATGAAGGTTTTTGTGACAACTCATTCAGCAGAGAACAAGCTTTCAATCTGTCAAAACAGATAGCAAATAAACACACCAGTAGGAAGCAGAACGCAACATCAATTGAAACATTATGGAGTGAAGACGAGATGCAAAGATTGAATGAGTAAGTTGTCTATGATCAGGCAAGGTACAATACAATTGAAAGCCAATTGTACAAAAAATCCCTTAGCAGGAAAGAATGGGACTTCCATGGTAAATGGTAAAATATTTTAAGGGAATATTAAATAAGGATCAGGAATGAGTATCTTCCTTCTGAAGGAGTGCAGACTTTACAGTGTATCTTACAATTTGTGGTAAATGAACCCACTTCAAGCCTTCCCTATTTTCATAGAGTCACCTGTCATGTTTAAATACCTAACCAAAACCAACAAGACATCTATAATATTAAGATGAACAAAAATTTATAATCTAGTAGTTATAATTAGGAAACCACAGAATGTGTTCTTTGTTGTTTAGGGCACTATTCTTGATTCCTGGACACACTCCAATGTTCTGGCAAAAGATTTCCCACAAGGTTGCAACACGAACTGCACAGGAATGTCAGCTCAAGCATCAGGGACAGGAAATTATTTCCAAGAAGGTTTTGGCTAAGGGAAAAAAAGATTCCAGATCAAAAGGTACTATTTGATTGGTGCTGATgccattttgtttgtattaCTAACTAGTTCAAAACAGTGCACTTTCTTCCCAATACGGTTATTAAGTCGAACAGAAAACATGTGATGCCAGTTCTTTAACGGAATTGGTCTCACCTCCTGACTTTTTCTCTGATCTGTGTATGCCAGTTTTATATTCTGTGTGCCCAAAATCAGGAGTACCAGAGATATAATTTATTGTAAATTACtttatttgattttaaaattcaactttattcattcattcaattcaTTGAAATGGAAGATATCCCAATCAAGGGTATCCTCTtgcagccagatgtaattgaatgaaagttgtttttGATGAAAGAGGAAACCTGGAGTACCCAAAAAAAATACTGAGATTGACTGAATTGTAAAGAAAGCCAGCAAGACAGTCAGTAGCATGTGTGCAAAGTGGCAACAATTGAGCATTCAACAAGGTTGATCTGATTAGAGCATAGCATGATGTAAATTACAAACTCGCAATAACAATGCTGGCTTGTATTCGAATCTGTATAAACAGGCCTTGAAACGCACTGTAAGAGTGCTCCAAGTACTTAACGCTTCTATCTTACAAGTAAAATATCCACTCACATACGACATCTGGGCCGagggttgaacctgggtcacaaaGGTGAAAAGCACAGTTGATAACCGCTAAGCCGTCCTGACTTCTCTTGTTAACAACCTCTATACATCCATGCAAAAACTATATCCCCTTTACAGGtcatatttaaattttcctttcagtgtCATCTCAGCAAAATGAGAAGAAAGTGACTGGTGGTGTAGGAACCATCAAGCGAAAGAGAGAAATCAGGGAACTGCTAGAACAACAGGATGTAGACTATGAAGACGACATCTTTGATTCCACCCCattcaaaagaaagaaagatcttAAGGTATcagttgcaggtcattttgtttcgtAGGTTAAATTGCAACCAAGCTAGGTCATTTAATTCGTTTCAATGTAGATCAAGTTGTTTCAACCTAAGTCAGTTTggagcaggtacaaaacacatgtcacaggtcattgttttaccaatacagaaacaatacagaaacaatacagaaacaaccctaaccctaaccctaggcctgaaaacttttgtttagggctaattaggcttaaggttagctttaatgaatgtttaggatgctaTCAGTGTTCATTCAGGTAAAACggcgacctgtgacctgtgttttgtacctgccccaaattgacctacaatactagacatatttagttggaacacttagcgattggtccagaatcatcgtgttacaagatcgtagcttataccaatTCAATGTTctccccccaattcaatgttgtgtgagaatttttcgggcgactactagtagttgtggaaatcaacattggaggaagggggagacggggatgggtgttccaacaaatgtgacgagtattgtaggttgAAACAACTTGATCTAGGTTGAAACAAGCTGACTTAGGGCGAAATGACAAGCAACATATCCATTGTTTGGATCTCAATGTAGAAAGCTttgaaattttaataataattgtaatactGACCCTTAAAATGTGGTATGTCTTTCAGTGTTGCTGCCCTGTCAAAAAAAATCCAGCAATTGAGAAACTTAATTTCTAGACTACCAgctatttctgttttttttctcttaaattaAGTTTTTGGAGCATAAttcaaactgaaagaaacatgTGCAAACATTATGATATACACACCTGCTTCACACTCATGTTTTTGGGACTATTTTTGTCATACCTGTTTCACAAAGTTGATCTTTTGTGCAAGGAAAATGGTTGTTTTCATGCTGGGGTGTGTGTAGCTACAGCTTGCTCTTCTTTGTGGTAATTTGCCTCTGGTACAAAGGAAGGGTTTAGAAGACTGAATTTACTTCTTTGATTCCAGCTTCCATTTAACCTTAACAGTAACAGCAGTGATAGTGATAATGACGATAGTGGTGACAAGGAGGATGAACCGAGCGAAACAGAGCATGGAACATCATACAAAACACCTGGCAGCCGTACACCGAGCAGTCGATTCCGTCCCCTTGGACCTCTTTCTACCTCTGAGTCAAAAACTTCTAGCTGGGAATTTGTCAGCCCTAGTCTGTTGCAAGCAGTTAATAGGTCAGTGAAATGATGATTATAATTTTTTGTGGCAATTGCAAACTACAGTACATTCAGAGGTGTAGACAGTATGATGCAATCCAAGGCACTTGCCTCTGTcatttttgttgtattttttttttttaaataatgctGTCTTTAAATGGAGGAATCAAAAAGACACTAAATACATCTGAACTCAACATAATTTAACTGTCATGGACATTGCTTCAGtcatataatttatttttcttctgGCTATGGTCATCACATTGTAGGCTGTCACCTATTGTAGGCTGGGTTGTATGAAACTGAAATGGTTTAAATTACTATGGTAAGGAATAGTTTTTATCACACTCCAACAAGGATTAATGCTTTTTAACTCCAGGAAATTGCAGCTACAATTTTTTGTacaactttcttttgtttgcaccTCGCTGCTTTGCACATTTGCATTGTAATAAATTCAGAACTTCCTTATGGGCATAAATGGCTGACAAAAAAACCTATGACAAATGTGTCatgtaaatgttgttgttggACTAAGGGCCAGTGAATGAACTACTCAtcaatataattattgttttattaaaattaaacatttttagAAAAGACATGGATTATTACATTCACAAAATGCAGCAGCGAAAGCGAGG
This genomic interval carries:
- the LOC137979351 gene encoding nucleolar protein dao-5-like, translated to MERTQVPRSVQENPYAELGCVQERAESRQQSFIDITTPSKYLDSRSRFEQVFLASPRAREIYSHVVPTPQKSDERKSFDHYFKMAEEYHDKIGLNNSTIDSLLANQSVTSAKPKTIFGVMYDEQFEMSPFKAGVDDSIIKKKVGLVLSRLEDDSDMTMNTRCGTQKDSPKHNSRDFVPNCIKINSLGCNAGNLSYLMKNFEKAGGRSSLYNTLAFDVGKGIAHLSESNSDEKIDVATAGEVDNGGLQIDGVEDSVNDDDINKGEIQFSFGSRRNDGKDVVPDDNVKDGKERGDSKINRKDGSGNDRSDNTRNKGGYNNLINKSPEKSEECRLNSSIEFHEGKKTPKLNTLKLWSIRALKNRTHMGIIVEGQRSEDPHGEIWHSTAIVLRIDARCVQTKSGSQYKLIGPMNDKLTLQYGFSSKFVKLFKNGFPVNWNFLVADHFNSQSSLESEDGKESERHPKSKKITDSKEVKHLTLTATPAESRPKRKRNSEALQTPENTQLPREVELKTTRSGRTVKPPLAWWRGQRIVTDCHDNVEIDPGREEHTARSSVYSVEFQLPVKVEISSNERKTQKTSSNIGKETRKSPRLTMSVTDQNQPKQNSTEESDAAKQDKKKNLRKNTSTKNVQPEKQSPVESTDIRRKSTRRKGKRIGMKIDRKAQPKQDLTRKSNAARKKEEKENQKICISMESPQQMIDNKGITIARTPPKLSSPNQSFEMAKSENVMNSSKLSPAFKVFGIAGRSPLRATKSPQEINSDKESTSTENSKLVNSRGNTSKYEKQHKESGIGENAQVTNVPCSDVIKPSSTSAVGDKSSSCSGNTRPNDPFEWRESSSSSEADIEGLKKKLFFSPRKSSNKEIRTQRVCKDNQADYEQQQCGQRNMSPLNRTGKSIEVTESDSVQGQRLQKKGLGKNKPKSVTEENNHTLKKPRRLLRTCTDSESDTATSVEQVIVSKMPSPPKRVLRYHTRKSSDAKDVQTISIADSDEVNEKNSVQHSQPSSCNDGSDNTVLSGKNYKSAGRQKNVKKRVVPKRMVTLVEETTSTQSSDEESVGKYQQQSAKQAHLAAATNAIRKKAAQRQGPKDDKNSARGLSKEKHKRNEGFCDNSFSREQAFNLSKQIANKHTSRKQNATSIETLWSEDEMQRLNEALFLIPGHTPMFWQKISHKVATRTAQECQLKHQGQEIISKKVLAKGKKDSRSKVSSQQNEKKVTGGVGTIKRKREIRELLEQQDVDYEDDIFDSTPFKRKKDLKLPFNLNSNSSDSDNDDSGDKEDEPSETEHGTSYKTPGSRTPSSRFRPLGPLSTSESKTSSWEFVSPSLLQAVNRKDMDYYIHKMQQRKRGIQAPGKHKAKQMRTSTPKKPSSSSNFPVALGSEIFEAHPTSDRDSEESVDDYFSDE